One segment of Sulfobacillus thermosulfidooxidans DSM 9293 DNA contains the following:
- a CDS encoding IS3 family transposase (programmed frameshift) — MANQYDRAFKEQAVQLVLTQQKSGAQVARELGIPSKTLYAWVAAYKADPVEPFVGSGHLKAEDQALRDLPRRIRDLEEENAIPKKSDAPRHQRSEVIFQFIHEHRFTFSITKMCQILDVSRSGYYAWRHRPPSTQAQVRARRVERIRAVFTASGERYGSPKITAVLRREGERISQKTVARLMHDHRLRSRVTRKYKATTNSRHTLPVHENVLNQTFTADRPHAVWMADITYIPTEEGWLYLASLQDWYTRKIVGWAVDRRMTQDLVIRALDRAVTHSQPPAGVLHHSDRGSQYAAAAYQERLQQYGMTASKSRKGNCYDNAMIESWHSLLKKELIYLTKFRTRAEAEVAIFAYIEIFYNRQRVHSALDYQTPAEAEAAYQA; from the exons ATGGCCAATCAATATGATCGAGCGTTTAAAGAACAAGCGGTTCAACTCGTGTTGACCCAACAAAAAAGTGGCGCGCAAGTGGCGCGCGAACTGGGCATTCCCAGCAAAACCTTGTATGCCTGGGTCGCTGCCTACAAAGCCGATCCGGTGGAACCCTTTGTGGGTAGTGGGCATCTGAAAGCGGAAGACCAAGCCCTGCGCGATTTGCCGCGGCGTATTCGGGATCTCGAAGAGGAGAATGCGATCC CTAAAAAAAGCGATGCGCCTCGTCACCAACGATCGGAAGTAATCTTTCAGTTCATTCATGAACACCGCTTCACCTTCTCGATCACGAAGATGTGCCAAATCCTCGACGTTTCGCGAAGTGGGTATTATGCGTGGCGCCATCGCCCCCCCAGTACTCAGGCGCAAGTCCGGGCCCGGCGGGTCGAACGGATTCGGGCGGTGTTTACCGCATCAGGGGAACGCTACGGCAGCCCCAAAATCACCGCCGTGTTACGGCGGGAAGGCGAGCGCATTAGTCAAAAAACGGTGGCACGGTTGATGCACGACCATCGATTGCGCTCTCGCGTGACACGGAAATATAAAGCCACCACGAATTCTCGGCATACGTTGCCGGTGCATGAGAACGTGTTGAATCAAACGTTTACCGCGGATCGCCCGCATGCGGTGTGGATGGCGGATATTACCTACATCCCCACGGAGGAAGGATGGCTCTATTTAGCGAGTCTTCAGGATTGGTACACCCGAAAAATTGTGGGATGGGCGGTAGACCGGCGCATGACGCAAGATTTGGTCATCCGAGCCTTAGACCGTGCGGTTACCCACAGCCAGCCGCCGGCCGGCGTGCTGCATCACTCGGATCGAGGCAGCCAATATGCCGCCGCGGCTTACCAGGAAAGGCTTCAGCAGTATGGCATGACGGCGAGCAAGAGTCGCAAAGGAAATTGTTACGATAACGCCATGATTGAATCCTGGCACAGTCTCCTCAAGAAGGAGCTGATTTACTTGACGAAATTCCGAACCCGGGCAGAAGCGGAAGTTGCGATCTTTGCCTATATCGAGATTTTTTATAATCGGCAGCGCGTCCATAGCGCCCTAGATTATCAGACTCCAGCCGAGGCTGAGGCGGCGTATCAAGCGTGA